From the Esox lucius isolate fEsoLuc1 chromosome 21, fEsoLuc1.pri, whole genome shotgun sequence genome, one window contains:
- the LOC105019564 gene encoding nebulin isoform X17 produces the protein MSMEMVTSMEEISTERVSLMEETSERTVTSMEETSEKTASTTEETSEKMVTSMEEISTERVTLMDGTLEKTVSLMEETSEKMVNLMGEASERTVSPTEVVSGKMHSGETEAVERSTGRVTWMEGTSEEPVPGEATVTNCGTGGETEESAAELNSHIPSLEVARRCSVLASDASAAKPVLPEPGFARRCSVLASNVKYKEDYEKSKAHNLYVPDADFQHAKNVSSFISETKYKEEGKLETSMSLHSVLPETMATQHAREASELQSEVRYRENAKAERSTSFYSLLPETLETQLAKEHTDMLSERMYREEGKREISNSLYSSIQDTPEMQLSKTVKEFQSETKYREAGKRRLSTSAYCLLPETIEIQHAKEASQLQSEIKYKEESKGPQSSLYSQLTWTPEMQFAKNTSEMLSENKYKDSGRRDTSSSIYSHLQETSETQFAKAMSELQSETKYKEAGKKGASSSLYSTLPETLDTVHAKDVAQILSEIKYKEDRKENSSSLYSLLPETPETQFAKEVSDFQSEHKYKEEGKQTISKSLYSLLPETTDIQLAKQMSEILSETKYKEAGKKQVSTSLYSLLPETKDIQHAKEASQLQSEIKYKECGKKDISASLYSVLPETTDIQFAREMTEMQSENKYKEEGKRRISTCVYSQLPETPETQFVKAVSELQSEMKYKESGKKQVSSSLYSTLPETLETQHAKEASLLQSELKYKEGLKKNLSSSVYSTLPETIDTLFAKRQSAMRSQVKYKEDTKENSFNLYSLLPETTETQFAKQMSDMQSETKYKESGKKEISTSLYSTLPETLETQHAKEASQLQSELKYKDEKVSSGSAYSQLPETMETVRARELTELQSEIKYKERDKKNISTSLYSLLPETTEIHLAREMTELQSKNKYKEEGKRGISTCVYSQLSETPETQFVKAVSELQSELKYKGAGKKERSTSLYATLPETLETQHAKEASQLQSELKYKAGLKKSLSSNVYSTLHETIDTHFAKQQSAMQSENKYKEDTKENSFNLYSLLPETAETQFAKQMSDMQSEAKYKISGKKEASTSLYSTLPETLETQHAKEASQLQSELKYKDEKVSSGSAYSQLPETMETVRARELTELQSEIKYKERGKKDISASLYTLLPETREIQFAREMSELQSQNKYKKEGKRGISTCVYSQLPETPETQFVKAVSELQSETKYKETGKKELSTSLYSTLPETMETQHAKEASQVQSELMYKKGLKMDTSLSLYSTLPETIETNFAKRQSAMQSENKYKEDTKENSFNLYSLLPETTETQFAKQMSELQSETKYKEAGKKENSTSLYATLPETLETQHAKEASQLQSELKYKDEKVSSGSAYSHLPETMEIARARELTELQSELKYKESGKKSISQSVYSVLADTMETQFVKNVSELQSQTKYKKAGKNNAKTLYSVMPETLETQHAKQVSQLQSQLKYKEDGRKEMSSSLYSVLPETVESQLAKENSEMLSERRYKKGCKNEISSSLYSLLPETADTQFAKQMSELQSEVNYKKDTQELRDTFYAQLPETMETLFAKEMSQEISQAKYKEAGKQQFTSSLYSKLPETLETQHAKEASQLQSENKYKEGWKKDISTSLYSQLPDTKEIQFARALTELQSENKYKEDSKKTLSTSVYSQLVETKEIEFVKAVSELQSENKYKEEGKKQVFSSLYATLPETMETQHAKEASQLQSEHKYKEGGKKDMSGSLYSLLPETTETRLAKEHCDIYSQVKYKEDAVKEHCTNLYSLLPETTDTEFAKRQSEFLTKLQK, from the exons ATGTCAATGGAAATGGTCACCTCGATGGAAGAAATATCAACGGAAAGGGTCTCCTTGATGGAAGAAACATCAGAGAGAACAGTCACCTCGATGGAAGAAACGTCTGAGAAAACTGCCTCTACGACAGAAGAAACATCTGAGAAAATGGTCACCTCGATGGAAGAAATATCGACGGAAAGGGTCACCTTGATGGATGGAACATTGGAAAAAACAGTCTCCTTGATGGAAGAAACGTCTGAGAAAATGGTCAACTTGATGGGAGAAGCGTCAGAGAGAACAGTTAGCCCGACAGAAGTGGTGTCAGGCAAAATGCATTCTGGGGAAACCGAGGCGGTCGAACGTAGCACAGGAAGAGTCACTTGGATGGAAGGAACGTCGGAGGAACCGGTACCTGGAGAAGCAACCGTCACCAACTGTGGCACAGGAGGAGAAACCGAG GAGTCGGCTGCTGAGCTGAATTCGCACATACCCAGTTTGGAAGTTGCCAGGAGGTGCAGTGTTCTGGCGAGCGAC GCGTCTGCTGCTAAGCCTGTTCTCCCGGAACCCGGCTTCGCCAGGAGGTGCAGCGTTCTGGCAAGCAAC GTGAAGTACAAGGAGGACTATGAGAAATCCAAAGCTCACAACCTCTATGTTCCTGATGCTGATTTTCAACATGCTAAAAACGTCAGCTCCTTCATTTCAGAG ACAAAGTACAAGGAGGAGGGGAAGTTGGAAACGTCCATGTCTCTTCACTCAGTGCTTCCAGAAACAATGGCCACCCAGCATGCCAGAGAAGCCTCTGAGCTACAGAGTGAG GTCAGGTATCGAGAGAATGCAAAGGCAGAGAGATCCACTTCCTTCTACTCACTGCTCCCAGAGACCCTAGAGACTCAGTTGGCGAAAGAGCATACAGATATGCTGAGTGAG AGAATGTACAGGGAGGAGGGGAAAAGGGAGATTTCCAACAGCCTGTATTCGTCAATTCAAGACACCCCTGAGATGCAGCTCTCTAAAACAGTCAAGGAGTTCCAGAGTGAG ACCAAGTACCGTGAGGCTGGGAAGAGGAGGCTCTCTACCTCTGCGTACTGCCTGCTCCCGGAGACCATAGAGATTCAGCATGCTAAAGAGGCCTCCCAGCTACAGAGTGAG ATAAAATACAAAGAAGAAAGCAAAGGTCCTCAGTCATCACTCTACTCCCAACTTACATGGACCCCAGAGATGCAGTTTGCCAAAAACACGAGTGAAATGCTGAGCGAG AACAAATACAAGGATAGTGGCAGAAGGGACACCTCCAGTTCCATTTATTCTCATCTCCAGGAGACCAGTGAAACCCAGTTCGCTAAAGCCATGTCAGAACTTCAGAGTGAG ACGAAGTACAAAGAAGCGGGAAAGAAGGGAGCCTCTAGTTCTCTCTATTCCACCTTACCAGAGACTTTGGACACAGTTCATGCCAAAGACGTTGCCCAGATCCTTAGCGAG atAAAGTATAAAGAAGATCGGAAAGAGAACTCCTCCAGCCTTTATTCTCTGCTCCCGGAGACGCCAGAGACTCAGTTTGCAAAAGAGGTCTCAGATTTCCAGAGTGAG CACAAGTATAAAGAAGAGGGAAAGCAGACAATTTCGAAAAGCCTCTACTCTCTGCTACCTGAGACCACAGATATCCAGTTGGCCAAGCAGATGTCTGAAATACTGAGCGAG ACCAAGTACAAGGAAGCAGGCAAAAAGCAGGTGTCTACATCATTGTACTCTTTGCTACCAGAGACCAAGGACATCCAGCATGCCAAGGAAGCATCACAGTTACAGAGTGAG ATCAAATACAAGGAGTGTGGAAAGAAGGACATTTCAGCATCCCTGTACTCTGTACTCCCAGAAACCACAGACATCCAGTTTGCCAGAGAAATGACGGAAATGCAGAGCGAG aataaatacaaagaaGAAGGAAAAAGGCGTATCTCCACGTGTGTTTACTCTCAGCTACCAGAAACCCCCGAGACTCAGTTTGTCAAAGCCGTATCTGAACTCCAGAGTGAG ATGAAATACAAAGAAAGTGGAAAGAAGCAAGTATCCAGCTCTCTCTACTCCACTTTACCAGAAACACTGGAGACCCAGCATGCCAAAGAGGCATCTCTGCTTCAGAGTGAG CTGAAGTACAAGGAAGGACTGAAAAAGAACTTGTCCTCCAGTGTTTATTCTACTCTGCCCGAAACTATTGATACTCTTTTTGCAAAACGACAGTCAGCTATGCGGAGCCAG GTCAAGTATAAAGAAGATACTAAGGAGAACTCCTTCAACCTCTACTCTTTACTGCCTGagacaacagaaacacagtTTGCAAAGCAGATGTCAGACATGCAGAGTGag ACAAAATACAAGGAATCAGGCAAAAAAGAGATATCTACATCTCTCTACTCCACCTTACCAGAGACTTTGGAGACCCAACACGCCAAAGAGGCTTCGCAGCTACAGAGTGAG CTCAAGTACAAAGATGAGAAAGTCTCCTCTGGTTCAGCCTACTCTCAGCTTCCTGAGACGATGGAGACAGTGAGAGCTCGGGAGCTCACGGAGTTGCAGAGCGAG ATCAAATATAAAGAGAGGGACAAAAAGAACATCTCAACATCCCTGTACTCCTTACTCCCAGAGACCACAGAGATCCACTTGGCTAGAGAAATGACAGAGCTACAGAGCAAG aataaatacaaagaaGAAGGAAAAAGGGGTATCTCCACATGTGTCTACTCTCAGCTATCAGAAACCCCTGAGACTCAGTTTGTGAAAGCCGTATCTGAACTCCAGAGTGAG TTAAAGTACAAAGGTGCCGGGAAGAAAGAACGTTCCACTTCTCTCTACGCCACCTTACCAGAGACACTGGAGACCCAACACGCCAAGGAGGCTTCCCAGCTACAGAGTGAG CTGAAGTACAAGGCAGGACTGAAAAAGAGCTTGTCTTCCAATGTTTATTCTACGCTGCACGAAACTATTGATACTCATTTTGCAAAACAACAGTCAGCTATGCAGAGCGAG AACAAGTATAAAGAAGATACTAAGGAGAACTCCTTCAACCTCTACTCTCTACTGCCAGAGACAGCAGAAACACAGTTTGCAAAGCAGATGTCAGACATGCAGAGTGAG gcaaaatacaaaatatcagGCAAAAAAGAGGCCTCTACATCTCTCTACTCCACCTTACCAGAGACACTGGAGACCCAGCACGCCAAAGAGGCTTCCCAGCTACAGAGTGAG CTCAAGTACAAAGATGAGAAAGTCTCCTCTGGTTCAGCCTACTCACAGCTTCCTGAGACGATGGAGACAGTGAGAGCTCGGGAGCTCACGGAGTTGCAGAGCGAG ATCAAATACAAAGAGAGGGGCAAGAAGGACATCTCAGCATCCCTGTACACCTTACTCCCAGAGACCAGAGAGATCCAGTTTGCCAGAGAAATGTCAGAGCTACAGAGCCAG aataaatacaaaaaagaaggaaaaagggGTATCTCGACGTGTGTTTACTCTCAGCTACCCGAAACCCCAGAGACTCAGTTTGTGAAAGCCGTATCTGAACTCCAGAGTGAG ACGAAGTACAAAGAAACAGGGAAAAAAGAACTGTCCACTTCTCTCTACTCCACCTTACCAGAGACTATGGAGACACAACACGCCAAAGAGGCTTCCCAGGTGCAGAGTGAG TTGATGTACAAGAAAGGCCTGAAAATGGACACCTCCCTCAGTCTCTATTCTACCCTGCCAGAAACAATTGAAACTAATTTTGCGAAACGACAGTCAGCGATGCAGAGCGAG AACAAGTATAAAGAAGATACTAAGGAGAACTCCTTCAACCTCTACTCTCTACTGCcagaaacaacagaaacacagttTGCAAAGCAAATGTCTGAACTGCAGAGTGAG ACAAAGTACAAAGAAGCAGGGAAGAAAGAGAATTCTACATCTCTCTATGCCACCTTACCAGAAACACTGGAGACCCAGCACGCCAAGGAGGCTTCCCAGCTACAGAGTGAG CTCAAGTACAAAGATGAGAAAGTGTCCTCTGGTTCGGCTTACTCTCACCTCCCTGAGACGATGGAGATAGCTAGAGCTCGGGAGCTCACGGAGTTGCAGAGCGAG CTCAAGTACAAAGAGAGCGGGAAGAAGAGTATCTCCCAAAGTGTATATTCTGTGCTAGCAGATACCATGGAGACCCAATTTGTCAAAAATGTGTCTGAACTGCAAAGTCAG ACGAAGTACAAAAAGGCCGGAAAGAATAATGCAAAGACTCTCTACTCTGTGATGCCAGAGACTCTGGAGACCCAGCATGCCAAGCAAGTCTCCCAGCTCCAGAGCCAG CTCAAATATAAGGAAGATGGGAGAAAGGAGATGTCCAGTTCTCTTTACTCTGTCCTCCCAGAGACAGTAGAGTCTCAGTTAGCTAAAGAGAACTCTGAGATGCTGAGTGAG AGGAGGTATAAAAAGGGCTGCAAAAACGAGATATCCTCAAGCCTCTACTCGCTGCTCCCGGAAACAGCCGACACTCAGTTTGCTAAACAGATGTCGGAACTCCAGAGTGAG GTAAATTACAAAAAAGACACACAAGAACTGCGGGATACTTTTTATGCACAATTGCCTGAAACCATGGAGACCTTGTTTGCAAAGGAAATGTCGCAAGAAATATCTCAG GCCAAGTACAAGGAGGCAGGAAAGCAACAGTTCACCAGTTCTCTCTACTCCAAGCTACCAGAGACTTTGGAGACCCAGCACGCAAAAGAGGCTTCTCAGCTACAGAGCGAG AATAAGTATAAAGAAGGATGGAAGAAGGACATTTCAACCTCCTTGTATTCTCAACTTCCTGACACAAAAGAGATCCAGTTTGCCAGAGCGCTTACAGAGCTCCAGAGTGAG AACAAGTACAAAGAAGACAGTAAAAAGACCCTTTCAACAAGTGTTTATTCTCAACTAGTAGAGACCAAGGAAATAGAGTTTGTGAAAGCTGTTTCTGAACTCCAGAGTGAG AACAAGTATAAGGAGGAAGGAAAAAAGCAAGTATTCAGCTCACTGTACGCCACCTTGCCAGAGACTATGGAGACCCAACATGCCAAAGAGGCTTCTCAGCTACAGAGTGAG CATAAATATAAGGAAGGTGGCAAGAAGGACATGTCCGGTTCTCTGTATTCCCTGCTTCCGGAAACGACAGAGACCCGGCTAGCCAAAGAGCATTGTGATATTTATAGCCAG gtGAAATACAAAGAGGATGCTGTAAAGGAGCATTGCACAAATCTTTATTCCTTGCTGCCAGAAACAACTGATACAGAATTTGCCAAACGGCAATCAGAGTTCCTAA caaaaTTACAAAAGTGA